From the Desulfovibrio sp. JY genome, one window contains:
- a CDS encoding sigma 54-interacting transcriptional regulator, whose protein sequence is MERTIYPPLSQDHMDNITLQWRRFQADAPVDPEMVRPMIHASWQRCRQEKLPADDMPLCPIDATALALATSRNRDLVESAKHLMDKLVLSIHMSKSVVTLVDTDGLVLHASATSQDLENVPYGVPGRRCDEKTIGTNGMGLCIIEKRPVHVIASEHYNASLHYLSCAAAPIRGVGGELIGALNLAINTENFHQHTLGLVEAAAHAIEEHLRLRSLVRNQKVILELLDDGVVVLGGDGAIASINRQACDMLGLDDSQAVGGNIRNFLADSAVLDSILTCRTPFYDREITFQLKAGRLSCALSCAPFGDLGVILTLREARRMRKYAARVAGAKAVYTFENIVGNAAPLHEALRLARVASGSEATTLLLGESGTGKELFAQAIHNASSRRKGPFVVVNCGALPRNLVQSELFGYVAGAFSGALKEGSPGKFELADGGTLFLDEIGEMPLEAQVSLLRLLQESEVTRLGGQQAKRIDVRIIAATNKDLPTAVRDKAFRGDLYYRLNVLTISIPPLRQRPGDVALLARGFLEKFAATLRKKQVRISREALDALEAYPWPGNVRELENCIERLVNIAPSDCIDIADLPQNIWADMARGPRGKSGEASMSLKRVQRALILETLRETGGNFRRTSSILNISRTTLYTKLKQYGIAADTFRVS, encoded by the coding sequence ATGGAACGCACCATCTATCCCCCCCTGTCCCAGGACCACATGGACAACATCACCTTGCAGTGGCGGCGCTTCCAGGCCGACGCCCCGGTCGATCCGGAAATGGTGCGGCCCATGATCCATGCCTCGTGGCAACGCTGCCGCCAGGAAAAGCTTCCGGCCGACGACATGCCGCTTTGCCCCATCGACGCCACGGCGCTCGCCCTGGCCACGTCCCGAAACCGCGACCTGGTGGAAAGCGCCAAGCACCTCATGGACAAGCTCGTGCTGTCCATCCACATGTCCAAAAGCGTGGTGACCCTGGTCGACACCGACGGGCTGGTGCTGCACGCCTCGGCCACGAGCCAGGACCTGGAGAACGTGCCCTACGGCGTGCCGGGGCGGCGCTGCGACGAGAAAACCATAGGCACCAACGGCATGGGCCTTTGCATCATCGAAAAACGGCCCGTCCACGTCATCGCCTCGGAGCACTACAACGCCTCGCTGCATTACCTGAGCTGCGCCGCCGCGCCCATCCGGGGCGTCGGCGGAGAACTTATCGGGGCGCTCAATCTGGCCATCAACACCGAGAACTTCCACCAGCACACCCTGGGGCTGGTGGAAGCGGCCGCCCACGCCATCGAGGAACACCTGCGGCTGCGCAGCCTGGTGCGCAACCAGAAGGTCATCCTGGAACTGCTCGACGACGGCGTCGTCGTGCTCGGCGGCGACGGGGCCATCGCCAGCATCAACCGGCAGGCCTGCGACATGCTCGGCCTGGACGACAGCCAGGCGGTCGGCGGCAACATTCGAAACTTCCTGGCCGACAGCGCGGTCCTGGATTCCATCCTGACCTGCCGCACGCCCTTCTACGACCGGGAGATCACATTTCAACTCAAAGCCGGCAGGCTGTCGTGCGCCCTTTCCTGCGCGCCGTTCGGCGATCTCGGCGTGATTCTGACCCTGCGCGAAGCCCGGCGCATGCGCAAATACGCCGCCCGGGTGGCCGGGGCCAAGGCGGTCTATACCTTCGAAAATATCGTGGGCAACGCCGCGCCCCTGCACGAGGCCCTGCGCCTGGCCCGCGTGGCCTCGGGCAGCGAGGCCACGACGCTTCTGCTCGGCGAATCCGGCACCGGCAAGGAACTTTTCGCCCAGGCCATCCACAACGCCAGCAGCCGGCGCAAGGGCCCCTTCGTGGTGGTCAACTGCGGCGCGTTGCCGCGAAACCTGGTGCAAAGCGAGCTGTTCGGCTACGTGGCCGGGGCGTTCTCCGGGGCGCTCAAGGAAGGCAGCCCCGGCAAGTTCGAGCTGGCCGACGGCGGTACGCTCTTTCTCGACGAGATCGGGGAAATGCCGCTCGAAGCCCAGGTGAGCCTCTTGCGCCTGCTCCAGGAAAGCGAGGTCACGCGCCTTGGCGGCCAGCAGGCCAAGCGCATCGACGTGCGCATCATCGCCGCCACCAACAAGGACCTGCCCACGGCCGTGCGCGACAAGGCCTTTCGCGGCGACCTCTATTACCGCCTCAACGTGCTCACCATCAGCATTCCCCCCCTGCGCCAGCGCCCGGGCGACGTGGCGCTTCTGGCCCGGGGCTTTCTGGAAAAGTTCGCCGCCACCCTGCGCAAAAAACAGGTCCGCATTTCCCGGGAAGCCCTGGACGCCCTGGAAGCCTACCCCTGGCCGGGCAATGTCCGGGAACTCGAGAACTGCATCGAGCGGCTGGTCAACATCGCCCCAAGCGACTGCATCGACATCGCCGACCTGCCCCAGAACATCTGGGCCGACATGGCCCGCGGGCCGCGCGGCAAGTCCGGCGAAGCCTCCATGTCCCTCAAGCGCGTCCAAAGAGCCCTGATCCTCGAAACGTTGCGCGAAACCGGCGGCAACTTCCGCCGCACCTCCTCCATCCTCAACATCTCCCGCACCACGCTTTATACCAAGCTCAAGCAGTACGGCATCGCGGCGGACACCTTTCGGGTGTCGTAG
- a CDS encoding iron-containing alcohol dehydrogenase, producing MAVQEQVYGFFIPSVTLIGIGAAKQIPDKIKALGGSKPLLVTDKGVVAAGICKQVTDLLDAASMPYVIYDETVPNPTDKNVADGVAIYKKNGCDSLITLGGGSSHDCGKGIGLIISNGGQIHDYEGIDKATKPLMPYLAVNTTAGTGSEMTRFAVITDTSRHVKMAIADWRITAGIAIDDPVLMVGMPPALTAATGMDALTHSVEAYVSTIANPMTDACAVESIKLVFKYLRKAVANGQDLEAREGMCFAQYLGGMAFNNASLGYVHAMAHQLGGFYNLPHGECNALLLPHVEQFNLIAKVEKFAEMARIMGENTDGMSPRDAAELALKAIRQLSTDVGIPATLVELGKRYGKDVKASDIPTMTANAQKDICKFTNPRCATDKDVAAIYTGAL from the coding sequence ATGGCAGTTCAGGAACAAGTCTACGGTTTCTTCATCCCCAGCGTGACGTTGATCGGCATTGGCGCAGCCAAACAGATTCCCGATAAGATCAAGGCTCTCGGCGGCAGCAAGCCGCTTCTGGTCACGGACAAGGGCGTTGTGGCCGCCGGCATCTGCAAGCAGGTGACCGACCTTCTCGACGCCGCTTCCATGCCCTACGTCATCTATGACGAGACCGTGCCCAACCCCACGGATAAAAACGTCGCCGACGGCGTCGCCATCTACAAGAAAAACGGCTGCGACAGCCTCATCACCCTGGGCGGCGGCTCGTCCCACGACTGCGGCAAGGGCATTGGGCTGATCATTTCCAACGGCGGCCAGATCCACGACTACGAAGGCATCGACAAGGCCACCAAGCCGCTGATGCCCTACCTGGCCGTCAACACCACCGCCGGCACGGGTTCGGAAATGACCCGGTTCGCGGTCATCACCGACACCTCCCGCCATGTGAAGATGGCCATCGCCGACTGGCGCATCACCGCAGGCATCGCCATCGACGACCCGGTGCTCATGGTTGGCATGCCCCCGGCGCTGACCGCCGCCACGGGCATGGACGCCCTGACCCACTCGGTGGAAGCCTACGTCTCCACCATCGCCAACCCCATGACCGACGCCTGCGCCGTGGAGTCGATCAAGCTGGTCTTCAAGTACCTGCGCAAGGCCGTGGCCAACGGCCAGGATCTGGAAGCCCGCGAAGGCATGTGCTTCGCCCAGTACCTCGGCGGCATGGCGTTTAACAACGCGAGCCTCGGCTACGTCCACGCCATGGCCCACCAGCTGGGCGGCTTCTACAACCTGCCCCACGGCGAATGCAACGCGCTGCTGTTGCCCCATGTCGAGCAGTTCAACCTGATCGCCAAGGTCGAGAAGTTCGCCGAAATGGCGCGCATCATGGGCGAGAACACGGACGGCATGTCGCCGCGCGACGCCGCCGAACTGGCGCTCAAGGCCATCCGCCAGCTGTCGACCGACGTCGGCATTCCGGCCACCCTGGTCGAGCTTGGCAAGCGCTACGGCAAGGACGTCAAGGCCAGCGACATTCCGACCATGACCGCCAATGCCCAGAAGGACATCTGCAAGTTCACCAATCCGCGTTGCGCCACGGATAAGGACGTGGCCGCCATTTACACCGGCGCGCTGTAA
- a CDS encoding efflux RND transporter permease subunit, with the protein MLSKFFLDRPVFAWVIAIILLSLGGLSIYSMPIAQYPPIAPPSISITAYYPGASAETVENTVTQIIEQKMTGLDGMLYLTGSSSSSGEARLEMTFTPGTDPDIAWSKVQNKLQLAMASLPETVQQSGVKVSKSTRNYLIVVGLISEDGSMSGEDLRDYAQSTLEKVLSRVPGVGEVENFGTQYAMRVWLDPDKLHSFNLTMGDVISALNAYNVEVSAGQFGGAPAVPGQHLNSPIIVQHLLQTPQQFADIPLRINQDGSMVRIKDVGRTELGSERSDVVGYHNGRPSAAMAIRQASGANALSTAQAIKDKMVEMSHYFPHGMKVVYPYDTTPFTKVAIHEVVKTLFEAVVLVFLIMFLFMGNIRATLIPTIAVPVVLMGTLAVLNFFGYSINMLTMFAMVLAIGLLVDDAIVVVENVERIMSEEGISPRQATAKSMDEITSALIGIGLVLSAVFGPMAFFQGSTGVLYRQFSITIIASMLLSVLVALILTPVLCATFLKPVAKGHESSENVVFFLRPFFRWFDAVFFKVRAAYVGLVGHSFSKATRYLILYCGIVVLVGYLFHRMPTSYIPDEDQGILTVQATLPPGTSTLEQTQAVMQKVRSYFLEKEKDAVESFMDISGVSFGGQGQNMALGFVKLKDWDKRPGDNLKVKAIAARAMREFSQIKGAQVFAFPPPPVVELGMATGFDFELQDRGGLGHDKLMAARNQLLGMARHDPRLVRVRPNGMEDVPEYYLDVDWDKAGALGVPIDSIHTTIAAAFGSSYVNNFIQGGRVKQVYVQADAPFRMLPRDLNKLYVRNTAGKMVPVSAFAKGRWAIGSPKLERYNAFPSINLWGEPAPGHSTGEAMALMESFASKLPQGIGFDWTGLSYQERMATAQGPILYAFSIFVIFLCVAALYESWTIPIVNMLMLPLGVLGAIVATSMRGLPNDVYFQIGFLTTLGLSTKNAILIIQFIKERMGHGEGLVRATLGAVKVRFRPVMMTSLAFFFGVLPLALANGAGAGAMNAIGTAVCGGMLSATFIDLIFIPLFFVVVSNLFAGRKATSTNGEA; encoded by the coding sequence ATGCTCTCGAAATTTTTTCTGGACCGACCCGTCTTTGCCTGGGTCATCGCCATCATTTTGCTCTCTCTGGGCGGGCTTTCCATCTACAGCATGCCCATCGCCCAGTATCCGCCCATCGCGCCGCCGTCGATTTCGATCACGGCCTATTATCCCGGCGCGTCGGCCGAGACGGTGGAAAATACCGTCACCCAGATCATCGAGCAGAAGATGACCGGCCTCGACGGCATGTTGTACCTGACCGGCTCCAGCTCGTCCTCGGGCGAGGCCCGGCTGGAGATGACCTTCACCCCGGGCACCGACCCGGACATCGCCTGGTCCAAGGTGCAAAACAAGCTGCAGCTCGCCATGGCCAGCCTGCCCGAGACGGTGCAGCAGTCGGGCGTCAAGGTCAGCAAGTCCACCCGCAACTACCTCATCGTCGTCGGGCTCATCTCCGAGGACGGCAGCATGAGCGGCGAGGACCTGCGCGACTACGCCCAGTCCACCCTGGAAAAGGTGCTGTCCCGGGTGCCCGGGGTCGGCGAGGTGGAAAACTTCGGCACCCAGTACGCCATGCGCGTCTGGCTCGACCCGGACAAGCTCCACAGCTTCAACCTGACCATGGGGGACGTCATCTCGGCGCTCAACGCCTACAACGTCGAGGTCTCCGCCGGCCAGTTCGGCGGCGCGCCGGCCGTGCCGGGCCAGCACCTCAATTCCCCCATCATCGTGCAGCACCTGCTCCAGACGCCCCAGCAGTTCGCCGACATCCCGCTGCGGATCAACCAGGACGGCTCCATGGTGCGCATCAAGGACGTGGGCCGCACGGAACTGGGCTCCGAGCGCTCCGACGTGGTGGGCTATCACAACGGCAGGCCCTCGGCCGCCATGGCCATCCGGCAGGCGTCCGGGGCCAACGCCTTGTCCACGGCCCAGGCCATCAAGGACAAGATGGTGGAAATGAGCCACTATTTCCCCCATGGCATGAAGGTTGTCTATCCCTACGACACCACGCCCTTCACCAAGGTGGCCATCCACGAGGTGGTCAAGACGCTCTTCGAGGCCGTGGTGCTCGTATTCCTGATCATGTTCCTTTTCATGGGCAATATCCGGGCCACGCTCATCCCGACCATCGCCGTGCCGGTGGTGCTCATGGGCACCCTCGCCGTGCTCAACTTCTTCGGCTACTCCATCAACATGCTGACCATGTTCGCCATGGTGCTGGCCATCGGCCTGCTCGTGGACGACGCCATCGTGGTCGTGGAAAACGTGGAGCGCATCATGTCCGAGGAGGGGATTTCCCCTCGGCAGGCCACGGCCAAGTCCATGGACGAGATCACCAGCGCGCTTATCGGCATCGGCCTGGTGCTCTCGGCGGTCTTCGGCCCCATGGCCTTTTTCCAGGGCTCCACGGGCGTGCTCTACCGCCAGTTCTCCATCACCATCATCGCCTCCATGCTGCTGTCGGTGCTGGTGGCCTTGATCCTGACGCCGGTCCTTTGCGCGACGTTTTTAAAACCCGTGGCCAAGGGACATGAATCGTCGGAGAACGTGGTCTTTTTCCTGCGACCCTTTTTCCGCTGGTTCGACGCCGTCTTCTTCAAGGTCCGGGCCGCCTATGTCGGCCTGGTGGGCCATTCCTTTTCCAAGGCCACGCGCTACCTCATCCTCTATTGCGGCATCGTGGTCCTGGTCGGCTATCTGTTCCACCGCATGCCCACCTCGTACATCCCTGACGAGGACCAGGGCATCCTGACCGTCCAGGCCACGCTGCCCCCGGGCACCAGCACCCTGGAGCAGACCCAGGCCGTCATGCAAAAGGTCAGGAGCTACTTTCTGGAAAAGGAAAAGGACGCCGTGGAATCCTTCATGGACATCTCGGGCGTCAGTTTCGGCGGCCAGGGCCAGAACATGGCCCTCGGGTTCGTCAAGCTCAAGGACTGGGACAAGCGCCCGGGAGACAACCTCAAGGTCAAGGCCATCGCCGCCCGGGCCATGCGGGAGTTCTCCCAGATCAAGGGGGCCCAGGTCTTTGCTTTTCCGCCGCCGCCGGTGGTTGAGCTCGGCATGGCCACCGGCTTCGACTTCGAATTGCAGGATCGCGGCGGGCTCGGCCACGACAAGCTCATGGCCGCCCGCAACCAGCTGCTCGGCATGGCCCGGCACGATCCGCGGCTGGTCCGCGTGCGCCCCAACGGCATGGAGGACGTGCCGGAATACTACCTGGACGTGGATTGGGACAAGGCCGGGGCGCTCGGCGTCCCCATCGACTCCATCCACACGACCATCGCCGCGGCCTTCGGCAGCTCCTACGTCAACAACTTCATCCAGGGCGGCCGGGTCAAGCAGGTCTACGTCCAGGCCGACGCGCCGTTTCGCATGTTGCCGAGGGACCTCAACAAGCTCTACGTGCGCAACACCGCCGGCAAGATGGTCCCGGTCTCGGCCTTCGCCAAGGGCCGCTGGGCCATCGGTTCGCCCAAGCTCGAACGCTACAACGCCTTCCCGTCCATCAACCTCTGGGGCGAACCGGCCCCCGGGCACAGCACCGGCGAGGCCATGGCCCTCATGGAGTCCTTTGCCTCCAAGCTGCCCCAGGGCATCGGCTTCGACTGGACCGGGCTGTCCTATCAGGAACGCATGGCCACGGCCCAGGGGCCCATTCTCTACGCCTTTTCCATCTTCGTGATCTTCCTGTGCGTGGCCGCCCTCTACGAGAGCTGGACCATCCCCATCGTCAACATGCTCATGCTGCCGCTCGGCGTGCTCGGCGCCATCGTGGCCACGTCGATGCGGGGCCTGCCCAACGACGTGTATTTCCAGATCGGCTTTCTGACCACCCTCGGCCTTTCCACCAAGAACGCCATCCTCATCATCCAGTTCATCAAGGAGCGCATGGGGCATGGCGAAGGGCTCGTCCGGGCGACCCTCGGCGCGGTCAAGGTGCGGTTTCGCCCGGTGATGATGACCTCCCTGGCCTTCTTCTTCGGCGTCCTGCCCCTGGCGCTGGCCAACGGGGCCGGAGCCGGGGCCATGAACGCCATCGGCACCGCCGTTTGCGGCGGCATGCTTTCCGCCACCTTCATCGACCTCATCTTCATTCCGCTGTTCTTCGTGGTCGTCTCCAACCTCTTCGCGGGCAGGAAGGCCACGTCGACAAACGGCGAGGCGTGA
- a CDS encoding efflux RND transporter periplasmic adaptor subunit, which produces MQRLGSFSSYKLTLVACVSLFLLVGCSNDKSAMPQQRPMPAVSTVTLAPHEVSLATELSGRTSAFRVAEIRPRVNGLIEKRLFTEGSNVKEGQVLYQIDPAPFQAELDNAQAALAEAKAKLPTTKLRAERYKSLVANSALSQQDYDDAASNLDQVRASITSLEARVQTARINLGYTKVTAPISGRIGKSSVTDGAIVTAYQSTALATIQQLDPIYVDVPQSTAEMLRMKARFKEGLIDPKAKGHEKVRLIQENGMPYSLDGTLQFSDVTVDPTTGSVILRLIFPNPKGEILPGMFVRAVITEGVNPEGLLVPQQGVSRNAKGQPYALIVDKESKVELRMLTLDRAIGSDWLVDKGLAPGDRVIVEGLQMLRPGTVVKATELDQKPKGDAPAAKAEAKPAKKDAGGK; this is translated from the coding sequence ATGCAGCGCCTTGGAAGTTTCTCTTCGTACAAACTGACGCTCGTGGCCTGTGTTTCTCTTTTTCTGCTTGTCGGCTGCAGTAACGACAAGTCGGCCATGCCGCAGCAGCGCCCCATGCCCGCCGTGTCCACCGTGACGCTGGCACCGCACGAGGTTTCGCTTGCCACGGAACTGTCGGGGCGCACCTCCGCCTTCCGGGTGGCCGAGATCCGGCCGCGCGTGAACGGGCTCATTGAAAAACGCCTGTTCACGGAGGGCAGCAACGTCAAGGAAGGACAGGTCCTCTACCAGATCGATCCCGCCCCTTTCCAGGCCGAGCTCGACAACGCCCAGGCCGCCCTGGCCGAGGCCAAGGCCAAGCTGCCGACGACGAAGCTGCGGGCCGAGCGCTACAAGTCCCTGGTGGCCAACAGTGCGCTTAGCCAGCAGGACTACGACGACGCGGCCTCCAACCTCGACCAGGTGCGGGCCAGCATCACCTCCCTGGAGGCCCGGGTGCAAACGGCCCGCATCAATCTGGGCTACACCAAGGTGACCGCGCCTATCTCCGGCCGCATCGGCAAGTCGAGCGTGACCGACGGGGCCATCGTGACCGCCTACCAGTCCACAGCCCTGGCCACCATCCAGCAGTTGGACCCCATTTACGTGGACGTGCCCCAATCCACGGCCGAGATGCTGCGCATGAAGGCCCGGTTCAAGGAAGGCCTCATCGATCCGAAGGCCAAGGGCCACGAAAAGGTGCGGCTCATCCAGGAGAACGGGATGCCGTATTCCTTGGACGGCACGCTGCAATTCAGCGACGTGACGGTCGATCCCACCACCGGCTCGGTCATCCTGCGCCTGATCTTCCCCAACCCCAAGGGCGAGATCCTGCCGGGCATGTTCGTGCGGGCGGTGATCACCGAAGGCGTCAATCCCGAGGGCCTCCTCGTGCCCCAGCAGGGGGTGTCCCGCAACGCCAAGGGCCAGCCCTATGCCCTGATCGTCGACAAGGAAAGCAAGGTCGAGTTGCGGATGCTGACCCTGGATCGGGCCATCGGCAGCGATTGGCTCGTGGACAAGGGCCTGGCCCCGGGCGACAGGGTGATCGTCGAGGGTTTGCAGATGCTGCGCCCGGGAACCGTGGTCAAGGCCACGGAGCTTGACCAGAAGCCCAAGGGGGACGCCCCGGCAGCCAAGGCCGAGGCCAAACCTGCGAAAAAGGATGCGGGGGGCAAGTAA
- a CDS encoding TetR/AcrR family transcriptional regulator produces MPAPNMREKILVVASQLFACEGYSAVSMRRIATTVGMTQANLYYYFKDKEELIRSVLAFVFIGRSHSLAEALASGANAEERLEHAIAWFVALLFEDDVLSKLFFRELLTDDKDRLKFLTQNIFQESFDTIIEIIDDYIDTPDPRLAAIYLTSTVIGYCQYSVIAIHLNGVTSEYFEQGTVTKHIMDQVRRFSKAASLLQ; encoded by the coding sequence ATGCCTGCTCCGAATATGCGTGAAAAGATCCTTGTCGTTGCGTCCCAGCTTTTTGCTTGCGAGGGATACAGCGCGGTGTCCATGCGCCGCATCGCCACGACGGTCGGCATGACGCAGGCTAATTTGTATTATTATTTCAAGGATAAAGAAGAGCTTATTCGGTCCGTCCTGGCCTTTGTGTTCATCGGCAGGAGCCATTCCCTGGCGGAGGCCCTGGCCAGCGGCGCCAATGCGGAAGAGCGCCTGGAACATGCCATCGCATGGTTTGTGGCGCTTCTTTTCGAGGATGATGTTCTGTCGAAGCTTTTCTTCAGGGAATTGCTGACAGACGACAAGGATCGGTTGAAGTTTTTAACGCAAAATATATTTCAAGAATCATTTGATACAATCATAGAAATTATAGATGATTATATTGATACGCCAGACCCGAGACTGGCAGCGATTTATTTGACCAGTACGGTTATCGGATATTGTCAGTATTCCGTCATTGCCATACATTTAAATGGAGTAACCTCGGAATATTTCGAGCAAGGGACTGTTACAAAACATATTATGGATCAGGTTCGCCGGTTTTCCAAAGCAGCTTCCTTGCTGCAATAG
- a CDS encoding translation initiation factor Sui1 has product MAMQKRQNSSLVYSTDAGKMCPGCGRPVAACACAGKQRAPQGDGIVRISRQTKGRKGKGVSCVTGVPLPPEALEALAKKLKQRCGAGGTVKDGVIEIQGDHRDALALALKELGYTVKLAGG; this is encoded by the coding sequence ATGGCCATGCAAAAAAGGCAAAATTCCAGTCTCGTTTATTCCACCGACGCGGGCAAGATGTGTCCCGGCTGCGGCAGGCCCGTGGCGGCCTGCGCCTGCGCCGGGAAGCAACGCGCGCCCCAAGGCGACGGCATCGTGCGCATATCCCGGCAGACCAAGGGCCGCAAAGGCAAGGGCGTGTCCTGCGTGACCGGCGTCCCCCTGCCGCCGGAGGCGCTCGAAGCCCTGGCCAAAAAGCTCAAGCAGCGTTGCGGGGCAGGCGGGACCGTCAAGGACGGCGTCATCGAAATCCAGGGCGATCACCGTGACGCCCTGGCCCTGGCCCTCAAGGAACTCGGCTATACCGTAAAGCTTGCCGGCGGCTAG